From the Candidatus Bathyarchaeota archaeon genome, one window contains:
- a CDS encoding preprotein translocase subunit Sec61beta, whose amino-acid sequence MPAASAGLLSFFEEETGGVKLRPEIVLFLAIGLIVISLIAYFLG is encoded by the coding sequence ATGCCTGCTGCAAGCGCAGGTTTATTAAGCTTTTTTGAAGAAGAAACTGGAGGAGTAAAACTTAGACCTGAAATAGTGCTTTTCTTAGCTATAGGGTTAATAGTTATAAGTTTAATCGCATACTTTTTAGGTTAA
- a CDS encoding Lrp/AsnC family transcriptional regulator, whose protein sequence is MQNVKLDEKDVKILELLQKNCKLPIKDIAFNLNIPITTVYAKIKRMEELKLIKGYKTILDYGKIGKGTLAFILVSVAYRPLSEETLISQREIAKEISKFPEVQEVHIISGDWDILIKVRAENVDAIGRFVIDKLRTVKGIQKTLTCMVFDSIKEDPSLTLK, encoded by the coding sequence TTGCAAAACGTAAAACTTGATGAAAAAGATGTAAAAATTTTAGAGCTTTTACAGAAAAATTGCAAACTACCAATTAAAGATATAGCTTTCAACCTTAACATTCCAATAACTACTGTTTACGCTAAAATAAAAAGAATGGAAGAGCTTAAGCTTATTAAAGGTTATAAAACAATTTTAGATTATGGAAAAATAGGTAAAGGAACTCTCGCATTTATATTGGTTTCTGTAGCTTATAGACCTTTAAGCGAGGAAACCTTAATTTCTCAAAGAGAAATAGCTAAAGAAATCTCTAAATTCCCTGAAGTTCAAGAGGTTCATATAATTTCTGGGGATTGGGATATTTTAATAAAAGTTAGAGCAGAAAATGTTGATGCAATAGGAAGATTCGTTATAGATAAACTTAGAACTGTTAAAGGGATTCAAAAAACTCTTACATGCATGGTTTTTGACTCTATAAAAGAGGATCCCAGCTTGACTTTAAAATAA
- a CDS encoding nucleotide pyrophosphohydrolase, translating to MGSLREFQDLMKRIYYERDSRRGPYKTVLWLVSEVGEFSTALIRFNKAELESEAADVLAWLCSACNLLEINLEEAAFKKYGGECPKCHSLPCICKENI from the coding sequence ATGGGAAGCTTAAGAGAGTTTCAGGACCTTATGAAGAGAATATATTATGAGAGGGATTCGAGAAGGGGGCCTTACAAAACAGTTTTATGGTTAGTTTCAGAAGTGGGAGAGTTTTCCACCGCTTTAATTCGCTTTAATAAAGCAGAGTTAGAGAGCGAAGCGGCTGATGTTTTAGCTTGGTTATGCAGCGCATGCAATTTGCTTGAAATAAATCTTGAAGAAGCCGCTTTTAAAAAATATGGTGGAGAATGCCCTAAATGCCATTCACTTCCATGCATTTGTAAAGAAAATATTTAA
- a CDS encoding ZPR1 zinc finger domain-containing protein, with product MSERQPREVLFRSQKCPICKENALNLTQNEVEVEFYGPAILLTALCENCKFTYRDVLLLTSSEPSVMKIKVKNEELNAKVIKSSTATILIPELKVKVTPGPASEGYITTIEGVLNRIEEAASLMLSSLKGLKKENCKKFLEALQKAKSGEKEFTFIIKDPYGKSVIIPKKENVIKRKLSKKEVKKLGKSA from the coding sequence ATGAGCGAGCGTCAACCTAGAGAAGTTTTATTTCGTAGCCAAAAATGCCCAATTTGCAAGGAAAATGCTTTAAATTTAACTCAAAATGAAGTAGAAGTAGAATTTTATGGTCCAGCTATTCTTTTAACAGCTTTATGTGAAAATTGTAAGTTTACTTATAGGGATGTTCTTTTATTAACTTCAAGCGAGCCTAGCGTTATGAAGATTAAAGTAAAAAACGAGGAATTGAATGCTAAAGTTATAAAATCAAGTACAGCCACGATTTTAATTCCTGAATTAAAGGTTAAAGTTACGCCTGGACCAGCTTCAGAAGGATACATAACTACTATAGAAGGCGTTCTAAATAGAATTGAAGAAGCAGCAAGTTTAATGCTTTCTTCTCTTAAAGGTTTAAAAAAAGAGAATTGTAAAAAATTTCTTGAAGCCCTTCAAAAAGCCAAAAGTGGAGAGAAAGAGTTTACTTTTATTATTAAAGACCCTTACGGTAAAAGTGTAATAATACCTAAAAAAGAGAATGTTATTAAAAGAAAATTAAGTAAAAAAGAAGTTAAAAAATTAGGAAAGAGTGCTTAA
- a CDS encoding winged helix-turn-helix transcriptional regulator: MEFLHPKAYLINKRNVKAGLSARTKILLSLERGGKKIKEICQETGLSYASVLHHIKLLIKEQVVKHGVDKKPYVYALTEYGQQKLV; the protein is encoded by the coding sequence TTGGAATTCCTTCATCCTAAAGCCTATTTAATTAATAAAAGAAACGTTAAAGCAGGGTTATCTGCAAGAACCAAAATTTTGCTTTCATTAGAAAGAGGCGGTAAGAAAATTAAAGAAATATGCCAAGAAACCGGTTTATCTTATGCTTCAGTTTTACATCATATAAAACTTTTAATTAAAGAGCAGGTTGTTAAACATGGGGTAGATAAAAAACCTTACGTATATGCTTTAACAGAGTATGGACAGCAAAAACTAGTTTGA